A window of the Bacteriovorax sp. PP10 genome harbors these coding sequences:
- a CDS encoding sugar phosphate nucleotidyltransferase, which translates to MQIDYALILSAGLGTRMGEIGKKLPKALWPVFYKSLLELQVDYCHDLGIKRIFINTHFLSEEIENYVRSDEKFADVVILHEDPLLDSGGAIHNMASRGDVNYSGTLLLVNADQFLFFDKEYFQEALSALENSRAALFGIKVEKGSKYNETVLVDDQLKEIRKADGLSDYVTYSGLGLLKLDSLAPVGGITKFFETVANYKKERIHFVVPPRFEYWDFGTAEIYFNSIKNIYQNIKDEKGGWLMEFLRVHGALNGDENNFFSQELNSVSLDGVNAFERDSIVGKGIVQNLI; encoded by the coding sequence ATGCAAATTGATTATGCTTTAATTCTAAGCGCTGGCCTTGGAACCCGCATGGGTGAAATTGGTAAGAAGTTACCAAAAGCTCTATGGCCGGTTTTTTACAAGAGTTTACTTGAGCTTCAAGTGGACTACTGTCACGACCTTGGAATTAAAAGAATCTTCATCAATACACATTTTCTCTCTGAAGAAATTGAAAATTATGTACGCTCAGACGAGAAGTTTGCTGACGTTGTCATTCTGCATGAAGACCCACTTCTAGATTCTGGTGGAGCGATCCACAATATGGCCTCACGTGGAGATGTAAACTATTCGGGAACTCTCCTGCTGGTCAATGCAGATCAATTCCTATTTTTCGATAAAGAATACTTTCAGGAAGCTCTTTCAGCACTAGAGAATTCAAGAGCAGCACTCTTTGGAATTAAAGTCGAAAAAGGCTCAAAATATAACGAAACGGTTCTGGTGGATGATCAATTAAAAGAAATCAGAAAGGCCGATGGGCTAAGTGACTACGTGACATACTCAGGATTAGGTTTATTAAAATTAGACTCTCTTGCGCCTGTGGGGGGAATCACAAAATTTTTCGAAACAGTCGCAAATTATAAAAAAGAGCGCATTCATTTCGTTGTTCCTCCTAGGTTTGAATACTGGGATTTTGGAACAGCTGAAATTTATTTCAATAGCATCAAAAATATTTACCAGAATATCAAAGACGAAAAAGGTGGATGGTTGATGGAGTTTTTGAGAGTTCATGGAGCTCTTAATGGCGATGAAAATAATTTCTTCAGTCAGGAATTAAATTCAGTGAGCCTTGATGGAGTCAATGCTTTTGAAAGAGACAGTATTGTAGGAAAGGGAATTGTTCAAAATCTTATTTAG
- a CDS encoding 4Fe-4S binding protein, with the protein MIPYLEINTLCISCDNCNLICPENAILKNGTQYIVETWSCTLCNACVEVCPVDCIKLITEESNKKKIF; encoded by the coding sequence TTAACACACTTTGTATTTCTTGCGACAACTGCAACCTTATTTGCCCAGAGAATGCTATTTTAAAAAATGGCACTCAGTATATCGTAGAAACCTGGTCATGCACTCTTTGTAATGCTTGTGTAGAAGTCTGCCCGGTGGACTGTATAAAACTTATTACAGAAGAATCCAATAAAAAGAAAATCTTCTAA